From Deinococcus aerolatus, one genomic window encodes:
- a CDS encoding restriction endonuclease subunit S, producing MIHALTPYPAMKDSGVPWLGQVPEHWDVVPALAAYKSRGIKNTGMVEKTVLSLSYGRIVIKPEEKLRGLVPESFETYQIVEPGNIIVRTTDLQNDKNSLRIGHAKDRGIITSAYLCLETTDRVLNEFGYQYLNAYDLLKIIYGYGSGLRQNLDFKDIRRMPVLVPSHDEQAAIVRYLDYADRRIRRTIAAKQKLIKLLQEQKQVIIHQAVTRGLDPDVKLKPSGVEWLGNVPEGWKVKRLKAEMYNLNPVRVPLSSTERGRMTTREYDYYGASGIIDKVDDYLFDDDLLLIAEDGANLVLRNLPLAVIARGKFWVNNHAHILKPIEGKLEYFAAVLEQINYLPWITGSAQPKLTRDRLMAVKIPVPPVDEQEAITEAISNTTLPLSSAIQRTQQEISLLREYRTRLIADLVTGKLDVRGVAAQLPELDAALPEEELDVEIDTDLEGDEPETEAAEALA from the coding sequence GCTGGGGCAAGTGCCAGAGCACTGGGACGTGGTGCCTGCGCTCGCTGCCTACAAGTCAAGAGGGATCAAGAACACCGGCATGGTGGAGAAGACGGTGCTGTCGCTGAGCTACGGGCGCATCGTGATTAAGCCGGAAGAGAAACTGCGCGGCCTCGTTCCTGAATCTTTCGAGACGTACCAGATCGTAGAACCGGGGAACATTATCGTCCGAACCACTGATCTCCAGAACGACAAGAACAGTCTTCGCATCGGCCATGCGAAAGACCGTGGCATCATCACTTCGGCCTACTTGTGTCTTGAGACCACTGACCGCGTACTCAACGAGTTCGGTTATCAGTATCTCAACGCCTATGATCTGCTGAAGATCATCTACGGCTATGGCTCTGGTCTGCGACAGAATCTGGATTTCAAGGACATTCGGCGCATGCCCGTACTTGTCCCGTCACATGACGAGCAGGCCGCCATCGTCCGTTATCTGGACTACGCAGACCGCCGCATTCGCCGCACCATCGCCGCCAAGCAGAAGCTGATCAAGCTGCTGCAAGAGCAGAAGCAGGTCATCATCCACCAAGCGGTGACGCGGGGGCTTGATCCGGATGTAAAGCTGAAGCCGAGTGGCGTGGAGTGGCTGGGCAATGTGCCGGAAGGATGGAAGGTCAAGCGGTTAAAGGCCGAGATGTACAACTTAAACCCTGTGCGCGTTCCGTTGAGTTCGACTGAGCGCGGACGTATGACGACCCGTGAGTACGATTATTACGGCGCATCTGGCATCATTGATAAAGTTGATGACTACCTATTCGATGATGACCTTCTCCTCATTGCCGAAGATGGGGCCAACTTAGTTCTCCGCAATCTTCCACTGGCCGTGATTGCGCGCGGGAAGTTCTGGGTCAATAATCATGCCCATATTCTTAAGCCGATAGAAGGCAAATTGGAGTATTTTGCTGCCGTCCTAGAACAGATCAATTATCTGCCCTGGATAACTGGATCTGCACAACCAAAATTGACGCGAGATAGACTAATGGCCGTAAAAATTCCAGTGCCACCTGTAGACGAGCAAGAAGCCATTACTGAGGCCATATCCAATACAACCTTGCCATTATCAAGTGCGATCCAACGTACCCAGCAAGAAATCTCCCTCCTGCGCGAGTACCGCACCCGCCTCATCGCCGATCTGGTCACGGGCAAGCTGGACGTGCGGGGCGTGGCGGCGCAGTTGCCGGAGCTGGATGCCGCTCTGCCGGAAGAAGAACTTGATGTGGAGATCGATACCGACTTGGAAGGTGACGAGCCTGAGACGGAAGCTGCCGAGGCACTGGCATGA
- a CDS encoding type I restriction endonuclease subunit R, giving the protein MTTDTTEKGLENIIVASLTGNGWLPGRPQDYEREYAVDLAQFTAFLEATQPALVDAFDLKNASPTRLKFLSRLQGEITRRGVVDVLRKGVHHGAHHLDLFYGTPTPGNVKAAALNTQNRFSVTRQLRYSRDETALALDLGLFINGLPVATAELKNSLTRQTVADAVEQYRRDRDPREPLFIMGRCVAHFAVDDAEVRFCTGLQGKASWFLPFNQGWNDGAGNPPNPHGLRTAYFWEEVLRPASLTNILENYAQIIAPEHPKTRKKKRQQIFPRYQQLDVVRRLLAHAGEHGVGQRYLIQHSAGSGKSNSIAWLAYQLVGLERGGQPVFDSVVVVTDRRILDKQIRDTIGHFAQVGATVGHAEHSGDLRTFLQGGKKIIITTVQKFPFILDEIGLEAGRRFAIVIDEAHSSQSGRSAAAMNQAMAGDDGEEHDPEDLINDTLERRIQTRKMLTNASYFAFTATPKNKTLETFGVPFHEDGKVKHRPFHVYSMKQAIQEGFIQDVLQNFTPVESYYRLMKTVEADPEFDTKKAQKKLRRYVEGHEHAIRIKAEIMVDHFHEQVIALRKLGGEARAMVVTGSIQQAIDYFHAIQTYLAERKSSYRAIVAFSGEPEYKGVKVTEAGLNGFPSNDIAEKIQEDPYRFLVCADKFQTGYDEPLLHTMYVDKPLSGIKAVQTLSRLNRAHPKKHDVFVLDFQNSTDGIRKSFEDYYRTTVLSDETDPNKLHDLKADLDGHQVYAQADVDTLVELYLNGAARDRLDPILDACTASYNDLDEDGQVDFKGKAKAFVRTYSFLAALLPYTTPGWEKLSIFLNFLIPKLPAPKEEDLARGILETIDMDSYRVERKAAVQVQLKDADAELGPVPVEGGGHLSEPELDRLSNIVKAFNDQFGNIPWTDADRLRKLITEEIPVMMAADVPYQNALKNSDRQNARIEHDRALRRVLVGLMKDHTELFKQYADNADFKRFVQNTVFDLTSTGSEMGPPRR; this is encoded by the coding sequence ATGACGACAGACACCACAGAAAAAGGCCTGGAGAACATCATCGTCGCCTCTCTCACCGGGAATGGCTGGCTGCCCGGCCGCCCGCAGGACTACGAACGTGAGTACGCCGTGGACCTCGCGCAGTTCACCGCCTTTCTGGAGGCCACGCAGCCTGCACTGGTGGACGCCTTCGACCTGAAGAACGCCTCGCCCACCCGCCTCAAGTTCCTGTCACGCCTGCAGGGCGAGATCACCAGACGCGGTGTGGTGGACGTGTTGCGCAAGGGCGTGCACCACGGTGCCCACCACCTGGACCTCTTTTACGGCACGCCCACGCCTGGCAATGTGAAGGCGGCCGCCCTGAACACCCAGAACCGCTTCAGCGTGACCCGGCAACTGCGCTACAGCCGCGACGAGACCGCGCTGGCGCTGGACCTGGGGCTGTTCATCAACGGGCTGCCGGTGGCCACGGCGGAACTCAAGAACAGCCTGACCCGGCAGACGGTGGCCGACGCCGTGGAGCAGTACCGGCGGGACCGTGACCCGCGGGAGCCGCTGTTCATCATGGGACGCTGCGTGGCCCACTTCGCCGTGGACGACGCCGAAGTCCGCTTCTGCACCGGGCTGCAGGGCAAGGCGTCGTGGTTCCTGCCGTTCAACCAGGGCTGGAACGACGGGGCCGGCAACCCGCCCAACCCGCACGGCCTGAGGACCGCGTACTTCTGGGAAGAGGTGCTGCGCCCGGCCAGCCTGACCAACATCCTGGAGAACTACGCCCAGATCATCGCCCCGGAACACCCGAAGACCAGGAAGAAAAAGCGTCAGCAGATCTTTCCCCGTTATCAGCAGCTGGACGTGGTGCGGAGGCTGCTGGCCCATGCGGGGGAGCACGGTGTCGGGCAGCGCTACCTGATTCAACATTCGGCGGGCAGCGGAAAATCGAATTCGATTGCGTGGCTCGCCTACCAGCTGGTCGGGCTGGAGCGCGGGGGCCAGCCGGTCTTCGATTCGGTGGTGGTGGTGACCGACCGCCGCATCCTCGACAAGCAGATCCGGGACACCATCGGCCACTTTGCCCAGGTCGGCGCCACCGTCGGGCACGCGGAACATTCCGGCGACCTGCGGACGTTCCTGCAGGGCGGCAAGAAGATCATCATCACCACCGTCCAGAAATTCCCCTTCATCCTGGACGAGATTGGACTCGAGGCCGGCCGGCGCTTCGCCATTGTGATCGACGAGGCGCACTCCAGCCAGAGCGGGCGCAGCGCCGCGGCCATGAACCAGGCCATGGCGGGAGACGACGGCGAGGAACACGATCCCGAGGATCTGATCAACGACACGCTGGAACGGCGCATACAGACCCGCAAGATGCTGACCAACGCCTCGTATTTCGCGTTCACGGCCACGCCGAAGAACAAGACGCTGGAGACCTTCGGCGTGCCGTTTCACGAGGACGGCAAGGTCAAGCACCGGCCATTCCACGTCTACTCGATGAAGCAGGCCATCCAGGAGGGCTTTATCCAGGACGTCCTGCAGAATTTCACGCCGGTGGAAAGCTACTACCGTCTGATGAAGACGGTGGAAGCGGATCCCGAATTCGACACGAAAAAGGCACAGAAGAAGCTGCGCCGGTATGTGGAGGGCCACGAACACGCCATCCGGATCAAGGCGGAAATCATGGTGGATCATTTCCACGAGCAGGTGATCGCCCTGCGCAAACTGGGCGGCGAGGCGCGCGCCATGGTCGTCACCGGCAGCATCCAGCAGGCCATCGACTATTTTCATGCCATCCAGACCTACCTGGCAGAACGCAAAAGTTCTTACCGGGCCATCGTCGCCTTCTCCGGGGAACCGGAATACAAGGGCGTCAAGGTCACGGAAGCGGGTCTCAACGGCTTTCCCTCCAACGACATCGCCGAGAAGATTCAGGAAGACCCCTACCGCTTCCTGGTCTGCGCCGACAAGTTCCAGACCGGCTACGACGAGCCGCTGCTGCACACCATGTACGTGGACAAGCCGCTGTCGGGCATCAAGGCGGTGCAGACCCTCTCCCGCCTGAACCGGGCCCACCCGAAAAAGCACGACGTGTTCGTGCTGGACTTTCAGAACAGCACGGACGGCATCCGCAAGTCCTTTGAGGACTACTACCGCACCACGGTGCTGAGCGACGAGACCGACCCCAACAAGTTGCACGACCTGAAGGCCGATCTCGATGGCCACCAGGTCTACGCCCAGGCCGATGTCGACACCCTGGTGGAGCTGTACCTGAACGGCGCCGCGCGCGACCGGCTCGATCCCATCCTCGACGCGTGCACCGCCTCCTACAACGATCTCGATGAAGACGGGCAGGTGGACTTCAAGGGCAAGGCGAAGGCCTTTGTGCGCACCTACAGCTTCCTGGCGGCCCTGCTGCCCTACACCACGCCGGGCTGGGAGAAGCTGTCCATTTTTCTGAACTTCCTGATTCCCAAGTTGCCCGCGCCGAAGGAAGAGGACCTGGCACGCGGCATTCTCGAGACCATCGACATGGACAGCTACCGCGTGGAAAGGAAGGCGGCCGTGCAGGTCCAGCTGAAAGACGCGGACGCGGAGCTTGGTCCTGTACCGGTTGAGGGGGGCGGCCACCTGAGCGAACCGGAACTGGACCGGCTTTCGAACATCGTCAAGGCCTTTAATGACCAGTTCGGGAACATTCCCTGGACCGATGCCGACCGCCTGCGCAAGCTGATCACCGAGGAGATTCCCGTGATGATGGCGGCCGACGTTCCTTACCAGAACGCCCTGAAAAACTCGGACCGGCAGAACGCGCGGATTGAGCACGACCGGGCGCTGCGGCGGGTGCTGGTCGGTCTGATGAAGGACCACACCGAACTGTTCAAGCAATACGCGGACAACGCCGATTTTAAGCGGTTTGTCCAGAACACCGTGTTCGACCTGACCTCCACAGGGAGCGAGATGGGGCCGCCGCGCCGTTGA